Below is a genomic region from Spirosoma radiotolerans.
TTTGAAAAAGTTATAAAGAATCACATACAAACAATTGTAAGTCGTTACAAAGGAAAATTCAAAAGCTGGGATGTCACAAACGAGATTATTACTGGTAACGGGACTTTAAGAAACACTTCGTTTCGAAAACTTTACAAAAATGACGAAGACTATATGAACTTTATAAAAAAATGTTTTGTATGGGCCCACGAGTCAGATCCAAATGCTCTTCTGTTCTACAATGATTTTGATTATGAGGTATCTGCTGCGAAAATAGATGCAGTTGTTAAAATGATAAATGATTTTAAAAAGAGTGGAATTCCTATTCACGGCTTAGGAACGCAGATGCACATTTCAATCAAAACTCCTGAGTCTGGTATTGCAAACTCTTTGCGTAAACTCGCTGACACTGGACTTCAAATTCATATTTCAGAACTAGATATTAAAGTAAATGTCCAGAACGAAACTAACTTCACCTGTACAAACGCACTTCAAAATGAACAATCATTGAAATTCTACAACCTAGTTAAGCTATACAAATCGAATGTACCAAGTTACCTTCAATATGGCATTACAATGTGGGATTTGAGCGACGCTGATAGCTGGTTAGTTACTGCACAGAAGCCAGAAATGCCAACTCTATTTGATAAAGAGTATAACAAAAAGTCTTCTTTTTATGGAATACTGAATGCGCTCAAGCAATAAGTATTAAAACACTATATTTATAGATTATAAAAAAGGACGAGGTTCAAAACAAGTTTGTATTATCTACGCTTGTTTCGAACCTCGTCTTCTATTATGCAGAACAGATTTTTAGATCTTCAACGCATAAAAACAAAATAGTGCTATAATCTTCAACTTTTAATCCTAGGTTTTACTCAACAGCTCATTGCGTAATGTTTCAACATAAGATGACCATGTATATTTATTAATAGTAGAACCTATAACGTCTTGAGACAACAGATACGTTTTAGGGTTTTCTTTGCAGGATGACAATAACAATGGTACCTCTTCAAAATCTTCATAGGTATAAACTAAACCTAGTCCGGAAAAGTCTTTAAAATTACCTCTATTCGGTGCAATAACAGTTTTCATGTGAGATAGACTTTCAGCCAAGGTACCTGAAGTCAGAACGCTTTCACCTGAGTGCGTAAACAATACTGTCCTTGACTGATTAAAGCAAATTGTAAGTTCTTCATCTGACACAAATCCAATCTGAATTGTAATGCATGACGACTGATACTGCTTAAGTTTATCAGCATATTCCTTATCACTGCAATTACCACATATTAATAATTTGTAACTATCCTGTAAACCTTTACTGTACAAAAACTCTAAGAAGACATCTACTCCCTTATAGGGAGACAAATTGCCCCATATTAAAGCATCGTACTTAAAATCCTTTTCACTATGGCCCTGATGAACTGTTGCTCGAAATGGATGGGGATAATAGATAGTTTTGTGGGGATATTTAGTTAAACTCAAGCCTTCTTCAGCATGGACAACAATTAAGTCACACTTGTCTACAATCCATTCTATAAACTCTTTTTGTTCTTCACGGGCATCTGCACGATGAGAAACTCGGTTATGCATAGTCCACACGATTTTCCCTTTCTTTAGTTTAAAGATTTCTATTAATCTCTTAAGAGCCCACACTTGTACACGCCCTAAAGGTCTATGATATAAATCTTCAGGCCAGTTCAGCATCAAAATATCAGCTTTACTTAAAAAGAGTAATAGATCAGCTGTACGTAGCCATTTTACATATGGGCTACGTATAACATCCGCCCCTATTACCTCCCAAGCTTGCGCTAAGTCAGTTATATATGGATTTTTTATTTTATCAGTTGTGAAGGCTAGGTTAGGCGTAATATATAGGCAAGGCTTTATCATAAAACTAGTTAAGTGATTCAGCAAGTTTAATAATAGGCGTTTCTATAATAAAGCTAGCTAAACTGTATCAGGTAGGTAATGCTCAGAAATACGAGCCCTTACTACAAGAGAAGAGTATATATC
It encodes:
- a CDS encoding endo-1,4-beta-xylanase, with protein sequence MSTNQLANMVVDSNSTLRSVASFPIGAAPNYHLLVNSSKVYNLFSNQFNSVTAHAYMNIEYAPSKFNFSEADYWTNYTNNKQIRMHGHCLLYHMATPDWLSNYSGSTNDFEKVIKNHIQTIVSRYKGKFKSWDVTNEIITGNGTLRNTSFRKLYKNDEDYMNFIKKCFVWAHESDPNALLFYNDFDYEVSAAKIDAVVKMINDFKKSGIPIHGLGTQMHISIKTPESGIANSLRKLADTGLQIHISELDIKVNVQNETNFTCTNALQNEQSLKFYNLVKLYKSNVPSYLQYGITMWDLSDADSWLVTAQKPEMPTLFDKEYNKKSSFYGILNALKQ
- a CDS encoding glycosyltransferase, producing MIKPCLYITPNLAFTTDKIKNPYITDLAQAWEVIGADVIRSPYVKWLRTADLLLFLSKADILMLNWPEDLYHRPLGRVQVWALKRLIEIFKLKKGKIVWTMHNRVSHRADAREEQKEFIEWIVDKCDLIVVHAEEGLSLTKYPHKTIYYPHPFRATVHQGHSEKDFKYDALIWGNLSPYKGVDVFLEFLYSKGLQDSYKLLICGNCSDKEYADKLKQYQSSCITIQIGFVSDEELTICFNQSRTVLFTHSGESVLTSGTLAESLSHMKTVIAPNRGNFKDFSGLGLVYTYEDFEEVPLLLSSCKENPKTYLLSQDVIGSTINKYTWSSYVETLRNELLSKT